The Buchnera aphidicola (Meitanaphis elongallis) sequence GCGTTAACTATACCAAATTGCGTATCATACAATCCTGCATATTCTTATGAACTTGCAGTAATTATTCACAATGGTTTAAATAGAATGTATGGTGATGTACAAGAAAATATTTATTATTACATTACTACATTTAATGAAAATTATGTAATGCCTGCAATGCCTGTAGGTTCAGAAGAAGGTATATGTAAAGGTATTTATAAATTAAAAAGTATAGGGAAAACACAAATTAAAGTGCAATTATTGGGTTCAGGTTCTATTTTACAATGTGTGTGCAAGGCTGCTTTAATTTTATTGAAAACATATAATATTAGTTCAGACATTTATAGTGTTACATCGTTTACTGAATTAGCTAGAAATGGTCAAGATTGTGAACGGTGGAATTTGCTGCATCCAACAGCAAAAGATAAAAAAATTCCTTATATTGCAAAGATAATGAACAATTTTCCTGCGATTGCTGTTACTGATTATATGAAATTGTTTGCTGATCAAGTAAGAGCTTATATACCAGGAATTAGTTTTCGTGTATTAGGAACAGATGGTTTTGGACGTTCTGATAGTAGAAAAAATTTAAGAAATTATTTTGAAATTAATGAATTTTATATAGTTATTGCTGCTTTGTTAGAATTGTCTAAGTGTAATAGTTTTGATGAAACGATTGTTGTTGATGCAATGAATCAATTTAATATTAATGTGAGTAAGATTAATCCAAGATTAGTATAGGAGGTAAAATGGACATCGAAATGAAAATTCCTGATATTGGAGTAGATGTAGTTGAAGTAGTTGAAATTTTAGTGCAAATAGGGGATATGGTGAAGCAAGATGATTCCTTAGTAACTATTGAAGGAGAAAAGGTGTCAATGGAAATTCCATCTACGAGTTCTGGTGTAATAAAATCGATTTTAGTCCATGTAGGTCAAAAAGTAAAAACTGGTTCATCTATTGTTGTTTTAGATGTGTTGTTAAATGATCAAGACGGATTAAATGACAGTCAAGAAGTGTATTTAAATGATGTAGGATCTGAAAATAAAGTGAGTGTTCTTAATCGCATGCCACTAACAGAAAGTAGTAATGAGAAAGAAGTATTAGTTCATGCAACTCCTATTATTCGAAGACTATCTCGTCAATTAAATATTGATTTAAAGAAAATAGTAGGTAGTGGTAGAAAAGGTCGAATTTTGAAAGAAGATGTGATGTTATATGCTAAAAAAGTATTGAAAGAACAGAAAGACGACTATGCTGTAAAAGATAATAATTTAACAGACTGTATTAAAAGTGATTCTAATGAACTTAAACAATTTAAAGAATTACGTTTGACAAATATACAAATAGCATCTGGTAAAAATTTGTCTAAGAGTTGGTCAATTATTCCTCATGTAACACAATTTGATGAATCAGATATTACAGATCTGGAAGAATTTAGAAAAAATTATAACTCTAGATTATGTCAAGAAGATATTAGTTCAAAATTAACTATTTTAGTATTTATAATGAAGGTGGTAGCAAAATTATTAAAGGAATTTCCTAAATTTAATAGTGTTTTATGCGTTAATACTAAGAAAAAGTTGATATTAAATAAACATATTAATATAGGAATTGCGGTGGATACTAAGAATGGATTATTAGTTCCTGTTATTAAAGATGTTAATAATAAAGATTTAGTAGAATTATCGATTGAATTGAATTCATTGTCAAATAAGTCTAAATTGGGGATTTTAAGTATTTCTAATATGACAGGTGGAAGTTTTACGATTTCTAATTTAGGTGGAATTGGTGGAACAGGATTTACGCCTATTATAAATAATCCTGAAGTGGCAATTTTAGGTGTATCTCAAGCTTTAATAAAACCATATTGGAATAAGAAAGAATTTGAACCACGTTTGATGTTACCGTTATCATTATCTTATGATCATCGTGTTATTGATGGAGCAGAGGCAGTTCGATTCATGACTGGTATTAAAAAGTTGTTATCAGATATTAGATTGCTTATGATTTAGGTTATTTTAATATTATTCTATAAGATCGAATAAATTTGCTAGTAACTTTATATTTAACATTTTATTACAACTTTTATTGTAGTTAATTTAAAACATCTTATTATAATCACGTTATATAGTAATTTTTAAAGTAGGTAAAATATGTCATATAAAAAGATACATGTTCAAGTTGTAGTTATTGGATCGGGTCCTTCAGGGTATTCTTCTGCATTTCGATGTGCTGATTTAGGTTTAGAAACTATTTTAGTAGAACAATACGACAGTTTAGGTGGAGTATGTCTTAATGTGGGTTGCATTCCATCTAAGTCTTTATTACATATAGCTAAAGTCATAAAAGAATCAAAGAATTTATCTCGCGTAGGTGTAAAATTTTTAGAACCTATTATTGATGTCGAGAAAATACGTCATTGGAAGAATAAGGTTATAAATGATCTTAGTTTAGGTATAAAGAATATGGCAAAAAAGCGTAATGTAGAAATTGTTGTTGGAGTTGCTAAATTTTTAAGTAAAAGTAGCATTATAGTTGAAGGAGAAAAAGAAAGTGTTATTATTTCGTTTAAAAATGTAATCTTAGCAGTTGGTTCTTATGCTAGAAAATTATCATATGTTCCTTCTAATGATCCTAGAGTTTGGGATTCTACTTCTGCTTTGTCTATTCCTAGTATACCGCGTAATTTATTGATTATTGGTTCAGGAATAATTGGTTTAGAAATGGCTACTATTTATAGTTCATTAGGATCTCAAGTAGATGTTATAGATAATTCTCACGATTTATTATCTCATTTAGATCGAGATATAATTAATATGTTTTGTAGCGCAGTACGTGATGATTTTAATATTTTTTTAAATTCTGAAGTTAGCAAAATTACATCAAATGAGCAAGGTTTTTTAGTTGAAAAAAATTCAAAGAATAATATTCAGAACGTTAAATTATATGATGCTATTTTAGTATCAGTAGGAAGAGTACCTAATTTAGATTCATTAAATATTGATAAGATAGGATTAAAAACTGATAGTAATGGATTTCTCAAGGTTAATGAGAAATTATGCACAAATGTATCTAACGTATATGCTGTGGGAGATATTATAGGTCAACCAATGTTAGCACATAAAGGTATTCATCAAGGACATATAGTAGCTGAAATTATTGCTGGAAAAAATCATTATTTTAATCCTTATGTAATTCCGTGTATATTATATACTGATCCAGAAATTGCTTGGGTGGGAGTAACAGAACAAGAAGCGATTAAAAATAATTTAGCATATGAAGTTTCAACTTTTCCGTGGAGTGCTTTAGGTCGAGCGATATCTTCCAATTATTCTCATGGTATGACTAAATTAATTTTTGATATAAAAACAAAAAAAATTATAGGTGGGTCTGTAATTGGAAATAACGCTGGTGAATTGTTAGGAGAAATTGGACTAGCAATTGAAATGGGTTGTGATGTAGAAGATATAGCGTTAACCATACATGCGCATCCTACTTTATATGAATCTATAAGTTTATCTGCTCAAATTTTTCAAGGTACTATTACTGACATGATAAATTTGAAAAAAAATGATATTGAATCTATCAATTAAATGTTTTTATATTATGAAAACAATATTTTGTAACGTTTAGTATACAAAAGAGCTACATAATAAATATTTTATTATTATAATATGATTTTAATATCAATGAGTTAAATTCAGTTTAATTTAAATCCAATATTTATGTAGCAATTTTATAATAAAGTAAAAAGAAATACATATTAATTATATTTTTTAAAAAACATATCTTATATTGAATATATTACTTAAGATTACGATTAATATTTTTTTGGTTATCATGTAGTTTTACACAAACTGTCTAATAAATGTTGGATAACATTCAATAATTTTTTAGATGCTAAATTGACAAATTTTTTAAAGTTTAATGAAGCACGTTCATCTGAAAAGTCGGATATATATTTGATAATTAAGAAAGGTTTTTTAAATTGATAACATGCTTGAGCAATCGCTGTGGATTCCATATCTACAGCAATTGCTGTAGGAAATTTTTTTTTTAAAGTATTTTGGAATGTTTTTTTATTAATGAATAAATCTCCGCTGATTATAAGGTTTTTTTTATGATTCATTCTAGATTGCAATGTGTACTTTTCGGCTAATTGCATCATATAGTTGTTTGCTAAAAATAATTTAGGAAAATTTGGTATTTGTCCTAAACTGTAACCAAAAGTAGTGAGGTTAACGTCATAGTAGCATGTACTATGAGGAAATATTATACTTCCAGGAATTAATTTTGTTTGCAAGCTTCCAGCTGTGCCAATATTAATAATTAAATCTATTTTATAGAAGTGTAATAATATAGCACTAGCTATGCTAGCTGAAACTTTTCCTATACCTGATTTGATTAGTACGATATTTATTTTATTTAATTTTCCTGTACACAATATGTAATTGTAAAGTTTTTTTGTTTTGAGATGTTGAATATTTTTATATAGATAGATAATTTCTTGTTCTAAAGCTCCAATAATTCCAATTGTGTCATCTTTTTTAATTTTTGTCTTGTTCATATTAAAATATTCATTAATGATCAGTATTTGTTAAATGCTAAATGAAGCTCCGCATCCGCAAGTAGTTTTTGCTTTAGGATTAGAAATAATAAATTTTGATCCATTCAGGTCTTCTTTATAGTCTATTTTGCCTCCTATTAAGTATTGAATACTAATAGGATCAACGATAATAGATACTCCTAATTGAGTAATTATTATGTCATCGTTGTGTTTATTATTGTCAAATTTAAAATTATATTGAAAACCACTACATCCACCTCCAGTAATATAAATTCTTAATTTCATATTAGAGATATTTTCTTTTTTAGTAACTCGATTTATTTGTTTAATTGCTGCATTAGAAAAAGATAGAGGCAACTTAATTTGATTGATCATAATGCATTCCTAAAACATTAAAAATATTTTATAGCTTTTCTTAAGCATTTAAAAAATTTTTAATATGCAAGAGTAAATATAAAGTATGTTTTGTATATTTAATATAGATTTTTGAATTTTCGTATAAAATAATGCGTTTGAGTTCTTTTTCATTTAATATAATTTAATATTTTAATTTTTTAGTTTATACAATTAATATTGTTAAAAAGATTTTTATTTAGATTTTCTTCTTAAAAAAGTGGGAATATCTAAATAATTGGTGTTGTTTCTTTTTAGCAATGTGTCAAAATCATTATTAATTTTTTGTTTTTTAGCTTCTATAGTTTGATTTTCAATATCGAAAGATTCATGCTGTTTTTGTTCAAATTTAAGTAATGATTTATTTGAATACATGTTTTTTGAAAGGTACACATCCATAGATGGTTTTTCTATTCCAATGCCTGTAGCTACTACTGTTACACGAAGTGTATCGTTCATGTCTGTATCTAAAGATGTTCCAATTACCACAGTAGCATTATCTGACGAGAAAGATCGAATAATATTTCCTACAGTTTCAAATTCATCTAATTTCATGTTGAATCCAGAAGTAATGTTGACTAGTACTCCTTGTGCTCCGGACAAATCGATATCTTCTAAAAGTGGGCTAGAAATAGCAATTTCTGCTGCTTCTTTAGCTCTATTGTCTCCAGAAGAAATTCCAGTTCCCATCATAGCATACCCCATTTCAGACATTACAGTACGTATATCAGCAAAGTCTACGTTAATTAAACCAGGTTTAGTTATGAGCTCCGCTATTCCTTGTACTGCTCCTTTTAAGATGTTGTTTGCTGAACTGAAGGCATCTAATAAAGAAATTCCTTTATTTAACACTTTCAATAATTTATCATTAGGAATAGTAATCAGTGAATCAACATATTTTGATAGTTCTTTGATACCTTGATCTGCATAAGCCATTCTTTTTTTTCCTTCGAAATTGAATGGTTTTGTCACTACGGCAACTGTCAATATGCCTAGTTCTTTTGTAATTTCCGCGATAACTGGAGCTGCACCTGTGCCTGTTCCTCCTCCCATTCCAGCTGCTATAAAAACCATGTCTGCACCTTCTAACGTTGATTTTAGATTTTCTCGGTCTTCTTCAGCTGCGTTTTTTCCTATTATAGGATTAGCTCCAGCTCCTAATCCTTTTGTAATATGATTTCCGATTTGTATAGTTGTTCCAACTTCTATTTTACGCAATGCTTGTGTATCGGTATTAATAGCGAAAAATTCTACGCCTTCTATTTGTTCTCGAACCATGTGTTCTACTGCGTTTCCTCCTCCTCCTCCTATACCGACTACTCTAATAATTGCATCGTTATTTTTTTCTACAGGTTCAAACATAAATTTGTATCCATTGTTTGTGTTTATATTATTAAAGTTCTTTTTTTATCCAGCTGTTAATAGACTGAAACCATTTTTTGAAGAAATTTTTAGACTCATTATTTTTTTTAAAACTTTGAATGTGTTCTTTTCCATAATGTAGTAATCCTACTACAGTAGAATAGTTTACACTTTCAATATTATTTATTAAGCTACTAATGTTTTTTGGTATACCTATTCTTATGGGCATTTTAAAAATATTTTTAGCGTTATGTTTTAACAATTTTATTTTAGAAGCTCCACCAGTAAAAACTATCCCTGCGCCAAGTTTATGATAGTTTTTTGACATTTTAGTATTGTTTTGTATGCTTAATATTTTTTTATTTATTAAACTTAGTAATTCGATGTATCTTGCTTCAATGACTTCGGTTAATGTGTCTTGTTTGAATGTTTTAATAAGTTTATTATGAATATTAGGTGCTTCAATTTGTTTACATGTTTTTGTTGCAGTAGGCGTTTCTTTATGTTCGTATCGGATTTTTATGTCTTCAGCTTTTTTAAAAGGTATATTAAACGCATAAGATATGTCATTTGTTACAGAATTTCCAGCATACGGAATAACACAACTATGTTGTAGTATACCATTTGAATACATAGCAATATCTATAGTTCCCCCGCCAATGTCTGCCATGCATACACCTAATTGGCATTCATCTTGTGTCAATATTGCTTTGCTAGAGGCAAGTCCTGAAAAGACGACATGATTTATTTTTAATCCACATGCTTCTATCGCTTTAATAACATTATTTTTTGTTTCAGTATGGCATGTGATTAGATGAACTTGTGCTTGCATTCTTGTCCCAGATAATCCAATTGGATTTTTGATTCCTGAATGTTCATCAATAGAGTATTCTTGAGGAATAATATGCAAAATGTGACGTTCATTATGTATTCGTACACATCGTGCTGTGTGGATTACATTATTTATATCTTCCATAGTAACTTCATGTTCAGATATAGGAACTATTCCTATTTCATTTTGGCAATTAATATATTTATTAGATAGTGCTAAATATATAGAAGAAATTTTACAGTCCGCCATGTTCTCAGCTTGATTGATAGATTTTTTAATACATTTTATAATTGATTTTAGGTCATTTATTATTCCTTTGTTTATTCCATATGAAGTACAAATACCTATTCCAATAACGTTAATAATACCATCTATTAATATTTCTCCTACTAAAGTAATTACTTTAGTAGTTCCAATTTCTAATCCAACTATTAAATTTCTATCTTTTTTTTTGATCATAGTTTTAGCCTGTATTTATTACTTCCATGCTATTGCTATACCTGATTCGTACCTTAAGTCAATATATTTTATTGTTTTTATTTTTATTTTTTCTTCTTTTTTTAAAATCTTCCAGATATTTACCAATTTTTTTAGTTGTGTGATATTTTTTATTCTTCCCAGGATTATTTCAATATGATTTTCTACAAATAATTTCCATAAATGTTGATGTGTTACTGTAATAGATGTTAATACAATATGGTTATTTTTTAATATGTTGTTTATTATATTATAATGATTTAAAATTTCAATTTTACTATTGTATGATCCATAAAAATGAGGAATGTTACTGATATTTATTTTTTTTTTTGTAATATTATGTATTGTTCCTTGGTCGCTTAATATATACTTGTCATTCCAATATGCAATAGGAATTGTACCTGTGATATGAATAAACAATTTGTTAGGCCATTTTTTTTTTATTATAACTGTTTTTATAAAAGGAAATTTTATTAGTTGATGTTGTATGAACGTATCATACTGAGAGAAAAAATTACATGGTTTTTGTAAAGATAAAATGAGATCTTTAATATTTTTTCTGTTTAAATAGTAAAATTTTCCTGTAATTGTTAAGCTAGATATTTTTTTATTAGACAAACTTTGTGATGATTGTATAAGTATAAAACTATTAATTATAATAAAGATGATTAAAACCAGTATTATTATGCATTTTATTAACATTAATGTTTTTTTGTGATGTAGTATATGTTTCATTTTTTATATTTTATTTTTAAAAATATTTTTTTAGTTAGCTGACTGTAAAATTTTTAAAATTAATGATTTCAAAGATATTCCGGCTTGTTTGGCAGCTATTGGCATCAAACTATGTTTAGTCATACCTGGACATGTATTTATTTCTAATAACCAAAACTTATCATAATTATCCATTATTACGTCAATTCTTCCCCATCCTGTACATCCGAGAATGTTCCAGGCTATTTTTATCATTTTATTTAGTTCTATTTCTTGGTTTTTTTTTAATCCACTTGGGCAAAAATATTGTGTTTCTTTAGATATATATTTAGATTCGTAATCATAAAAAGTGTTTTTATAATGTATACGAATAGATGGAAGAATTACATTTTTGAGAATTCCTACTGAATATTCTGATCCAGAAATAAATTTTTCGATGAGTATATCATTATCATATCGAAATGCTTTCATGCATGCATTATATAAGTAGTTGTATGAATAAATTAAAGATATTCCGATACTAGATCCTTCAGTATTTGGTTTAACAATTAAAGGCAGTCCTAATGGAAGGACATTATTTTTAAGTTTTTCTTTAGAAATTGTTTTAAACTTTTTGATATTAATAAAATAATAAGGAATAATTGGTAAATTAACGCTGTGCCATAATAATTTTGTTCTCAGCTTATCGATTGCAATGGCTGATGGCAAAATTTTACTTCCTGTATATGTAATGTTTAAATATGTTAATAATCCTTGTACGGTCCCATTTTCTCCTTCTTTTCCATGAAGGGCAATAAACGCTTTTTTAAATCCTTGATTAGATAATTGAGAGATAGGAAAATATTTTGTATCTATAGGATATGCATTTATCTTAGATTTTAACAAATTTTCTAATATGTTATTTCCGGATAGTAAGGATATATGTCTTTCTTTTGACGTACCACCGAATAGTATCGCTATTTTTTCGAACATAAAAATTGTTTCTTATTTAATTTTTTAAAATTTTTAATAACATGATTATCTACTATAATATCTACGTTTCCAGCACCTTGTATCAAAAGTATATTATTTCTTGATAATTTTTTTATGAGTATCGTAAACATATCATTGTAATTAGATATTAAAGTGATTGATTTTTTTTTATATTTGCAGAGTTCGTTGTATAAAGTGAGACTATCTGTTCCAGGAATTGCATGTTCATTAGCTGGATAAACTTTTAAAATAAATAATTCGTCTACTTTTAGTAGCACATTTTTAAATTGTTCGAATAGATAATAAGTTCTTGTATACTTATGAGGCTGAAAGATCATTAATAATTTGGTTTTTGGCCATCCGGATCTAGCAGTATTGATGCTAGAAGAAATTTCTTTAGGATGATGTCCATAATCTTTTATAATAGTAATCACATTATATATATTCGGCGATTTTTTTATTAAGAAATTTCCACATAATTCAAATCTTCGTTCAATACCTTTAAAATTTTTTAATGATTTGAGAATATTAACATCATTGATGTTTTCTTGAGTTGCAGTAGCTATCGCTGCTGTTGCATTAAGAGCATTATGTATACCTGGCATGTTTAAAATTATATCTAATTGTGGTTTATATGGTCTAGTTATTACAAAATGACTAGAAAACTTGTTTTGTGTATATTTTTCGATACGTACATCAGAATCTGTACTAAATCCGTAAGTGATAATGTTGCAATTTATTGATGAAATGATTTTTCTTATGTTTTTGTCATCTATGCAGATGATAGCTGTACCGTAAGAAGGAATATTTTGAACAAATTTTATGAAAGCCGATTTAATATTGTCAAAGTTTTCATGATAATTTTCTAAATGATCATTATCAATATTGGTTAATATGCTTACAACTGGTGTTAAATATAAAAAAGAAGCATCACTTTCGTCTGCTTCTATAATATAGTAAGGACTATTGCCTAATTTAGCACTATTATTTATTGATTTTACGAGTCCTCCATTTATGAGTGTTGGATCTAAGTTACTTTCCAAGAGTATACTAAAAATTAGTGCAGTAGTGGTAGTTTTTCCGTGCGTTCCAGATACTGCTATTCCATATTTATATCGTGTTATTTCTGCAAGCATTTCACCTCTTTTTATTACAGGAATTTTTAGAATGTTAGCATGTGTAATTTCAGGATTGTGTGATGAAATTGCGTTAGACATTACTATAATGTTTGCATTTTTAATATTTTTTTTGGAGTGATTAAAGTATATTTTTGCTCCTAAGGCAATTAATCTTTTTGTAATATTAGTAGATATTAAATCAGAACCACTGATTTTATAGCCTTGTTTTAACAATACTTCAGCTATTCCACTCATGCCTATACCGCCAATCCCTACGAAGTGTATATGATTTATGTGATGTGTTTTAGTAATAATTGTATTATATTTTTTTTTATTTTTTTTCATAAAATTATTATGTAAAATCATTTTTAGTAAAATTAGTGCTTTAGTATATATGAGTTGTATTTTCAATTATATTAGTAA is a genomic window containing:
- a CDS encoding 5'-methylthioadenosine/adenosylhomocysteine nucleosidase; this encodes MNKTKIKKDDTIGIIGALEQEIIYLYKNIQHLKTKKLYNYILCTGKLNKINIVLIKSGIGKVSASIASAILLHFYKIDLIINIGTAGSLQTKLIPGSIIFPHSTCYYDVNLTTFGYSLGQIPNFPKLFLANNYMMQLAEKYTLQSRMNHKKNLIISGDLFINKKTFQNTLKKKFPTAIAVDMESTAIAQACYQFKKPFLIIKYISDFSDERASLNFKKFVNLASKKLLNVIQHLLDSLCKTT
- the ftsZ gene encoding cell division protein FtsZ, yielding MFEPVEKNNDAIIRVVGIGGGGGNAVEHMVREQIEGVEFFAINTDTQALRKIEVGTTIQIGNHITKGLGAGANPIIGKNAAEEDRENLKSTLEGADMVFIAAGMGGGTGTGAAPVIAEITKELGILTVAVVTKPFNFEGKKRMAYADQGIKELSKYVDSLITIPNDKLLKVLNKGISLLDAFSSANNILKGAVQGIAELITKPGLINVDFADIRTVMSEMGYAMMGTGISSGDNRAKEAAEIAISSPLLEDIDLSGAQGVLVNITSGFNMKLDEFETVGNIIRSFSSDNATVVIGTSLDTDMNDTLRVTVVATGIGIEKPSMDVYLSKNMYSNKSLLKFEQKQHESFDIENQTIEAKKQKINNDFDTLLKRNNTNYLDIPTFLRRKSK
- the erpA gene encoding iron-sulfur cluster insertion protein ErpA is translated as MINQIKLPLSFSNAAIKQINRVTKKENISNMKLRIYITGGGCSGFQYNFKFDNNKHNDDIIITQLGVSIIVDPISIQYLIGGKIDYKEDLNGSKFIISNPKAKTTCGCGASFSI
- the murC gene encoding UDP-N-acetylmuramate--L-alanine ligase, yielding MSGIAEVLLKQGYKISGSDLISTNITKRLIALGAKIYFNHSKKNIKNANIIVMSNAISSHNPEITHANILKIPVIKRGEMLAEITRYKYGIAVSGTHGKTTTTALIFSILLESNLDPTLINGGLVKSINNSAKLGNSPYYIIEADESDASFLYLTPVVSILTNIDNDHLENYHENFDNIKSAFIKFVQNIPSYGTAIICIDDKNIRKIISSINCNIITYGFSTDSDVRIEKYTQNKFSSHFVITRPYKPQLDIILNMPGIHNALNATAAIATATQENINDVNILKSLKNFKGIERRFELCGNFLIKKSPNIYNVITIIKDYGHHPKEISSSINTARSGWPKTKLLMIFQPHKYTRTYYLFEQFKNVLLKVDELFILKVYPANEHAIPGTDSLTLYNELCKYKKKSITLISNYNDMFTILIKKLSRNNILLIQGAGNVDIIVDNHVIKNFKKLNKKQFLCSKK
- a CDS encoding 2-oxo acid dehydrogenase subunit E2 is translated as MKIPDIGVDVVEVVEILVQIGDMVKQDDSLVTIEGEKVSMEIPSTSSGVIKSILVHVGQKVKTGSSIVVLDVLLNDQDGLNDSQEVYLNDVGSENKVSVLNRMPLTESSNEKEVLVHATPIIRRLSRQLNIDLKKIVGSGRKGRILKEDVMLYAKKVLKEQKDDYAVKDNNLTDCIKSDSNELKQFKELRLTNIQIASGKNLSKSWSIIPHVTQFDESDITDLEEFRKNYNSRLCQEDISSKLTILVFIMKVVAKLLKEFPKFNSVLCVNTKKKLILNKHINIGIAVDTKNGLLVPVIKDVNNKDLVELSIELNSLSNKSKLGILSISNMTGGSFTISNLGGIGGTGFTPIINNPEVAILGVSQALIKPYWNKKEFEPRLMLPLSLSYDHRVIDGAEAVRFMTGIKKLLSDIRLLMI
- a CDS encoding D-alanine--D-alanine ligase, which gives rise to MFEKIAILFGGTSKERHISLLSGNNILENLLKSKINAYPIDTKYFPISQLSNQGFKKAFIALHGKEGENGTVQGLLTYLNITYTGSKILPSAIAIDKLRTKLLWHSVNLPIIPYYFINIKKFKTISKEKLKNNVLPLGLPLIVKPNTEGSSIGISLIYSYNYLYNACMKAFRYDNDILIEKFISGSEYSVGILKNVILPSIRIHYKNTFYDYESKYISKETQYFCPSGLKKNQEIELNKMIKIAWNILGCTGWGRIDVIMDNYDKFWLLEINTCPGMTKHSLMPIAAKQAGISLKSLILKILQSAN
- the lpdA gene encoding dihydrolipoyl dehydrogenase; translated protein: MSYKKIHVQVVVIGSGPSGYSSAFRCADLGLETILVEQYDSLGGVCLNVGCIPSKSLLHIAKVIKESKNLSRVGVKFLEPIIDVEKIRHWKNKVINDLSLGIKNMAKKRNVEIVVGVAKFLSKSSIIVEGEKESVIISFKNVILAVGSYARKLSYVPSNDPRVWDSTSALSIPSIPRNLLIIGSGIIGLEMATIYSSLGSQVDVIDNSHDLLSHLDRDIINMFCSAVRDDFNIFLNSEVSKITSNEQGFLVEKNSKNNIQNVKLYDAILVSVGRVPNLDSLNIDKIGLKTDSNGFLKVNEKLCTNVSNVYAVGDIIGQPMLAHKGIHQGHIVAEIIAGKNHYFNPYVIPCILYTDPEIAWVGVTEQEAIKNNLAYEVSTFPWSALGRAISSNYSHGMTKLIFDIKTKKIIGGSVIGNNAGELLGEIGLAIEMGCDVEDIALTIHAHPTLYESISLSAQIFQGTITDMINLKKNDIESIN
- the ftsA gene encoding cell division protein FtsA; protein product: MIKKKDRNLIVGLEIGTTKVITLVGEILIDGIINVIGIGICTSYGINKGIINDLKSIIKCIKKSINQAENMADCKISSIYLALSNKYINCQNEIGIVPISEHEVTMEDINNVIHTARCVRIHNERHILHIIPQEYSIDEHSGIKNPIGLSGTRMQAQVHLITCHTETKNNVIKAIEACGLKINHVVFSGLASSKAILTQDECQLGVCMADIGGGTIDIAMYSNGILQHSCVIPYAGNSVTNDISYAFNIPFKKAEDIKIRYEHKETPTATKTCKQIEAPNIHNKLIKTFKQDTLTEVIEARYIELLSLINKKILSIQNNTKMSKNYHKLGAGIVFTGGASKIKLLKHNAKNIFKMPIRIGIPKNISSLINNIESVNYSTVVGLLHYGKEHIQSFKKNNESKNFFKKWFQSINSWIKKEL
- a CDS encoding cell division protein FtsQ/DivIB, which translates into the protein MSNKKISSLTITGKFYYLNRKNIKDLILSLQKPCNFFSQYDTFIQHQLIKFPFIKTVIIKKKWPNKLFIHITGTIPIAYWNDKYILSDQGTIHNITKKKINISNIPHFYGSYNSKIEILNHYNIINNILKNNHIVLTSITVTHQHLWKLFVENHIEIILGRIKNITQLKKLVNIWKILKKEEKIKIKTIKYIDLRYESGIAIAWK